A genomic segment from Leptolyngbya boryana PCC 6306 encodes:
- a CDS encoding GerMN domain-containing protein — protein sequence MQEHPRRFPLGIVVGLSTLVVATGSATAFFTWQQAQKQAPTPVAVEQPQTQDPRTAASVPSVSQNQIKPQAPTTEKTAQVFWLKDSATDMELVPVAIKVKSDDRQEVLLTAAVNNLLNNPPTQDLMTGIPQGTQLRSLKVKADSIYVDLTRPFTAGGGSLSMTGRLAQILYTTTSLNPKAKVFLSVEGKPLTVLGGEGLIVEQPLTRAQFEQDTGTKQE from the coding sequence ATGCAAGAGCATCCGCGCCGTTTTCCACTCGGAATCGTAGTTGGATTATCCACGCTGGTTGTTGCGACCGGTAGTGCAACTGCATTTTTCACTTGGCAACAAGCCCAGAAACAAGCACCCACTCCTGTTGCTGTAGAGCAGCCTCAGACCCAAGATCCCCGAACCGCTGCGTCTGTCCCATCAGTTTCGCAAAATCAAATTAAGCCGCAAGCCCCAACGACTGAAAAAACAGCGCAGGTCTTCTGGCTCAAAGATAGTGCAACCGATATGGAACTCGTTCCAGTTGCCATCAAAGTGAAATCTGACGATCGCCAAGAAGTTTTACTCACAGCTGCGGTGAATAACCTTCTGAACAATCCGCCGACTCAGGATTTAATGACTGGAATCCCGCAAGGAACCCAGCTTCGCAGTCTCAAGGTCAAGGCAGATTCGATCTATGTCGATCTGACCAGACCGTTTACCGCAGGTGGGGGCAGTTTGTCGATGACGGGTCGCTTGGCTCAAATTCTCTATACGACAACTAGCCTTAACCCAAAAGCAAAGGTCTTCTTATCGGTTGAAGGAAAGCCTTTAACAGTTTTAGGGGGAGAAGGGCTAATCGTTGAGCAACCCTTGACGCGA
- a CDS encoding LmeA family phospholipid-binding protein, with amino-acid sequence MEFFTILLSSLLGLVSPAGVVVDRIAESQIRKQLVGAEQLQVRIDNAPNYQIAQGRIDRILIAGRGIVPVKGVRLERFELETDAIALDLKRRKLTQPLQAGIRASLTQDDLNLALQSPQVTARLKNLSLQLLTRSQARQAERYDFLNPQITLLPQNRARFEIELQEQGDPAKLKIVAEAQPQIISGRSLQLNDLRIWANGQESPKQITEAIANLIRDRLDLRRLEASNTTARILTLVLNPSNLEIAAFVQIRPDVRKQ; translated from the coding sequence ATGGAATTTTTCACAATTTTGCTTTCTAGCTTGCTTGGATTAGTCTCTCCGGCAGGTGTCGTCGTCGATCGCATTGCAGAATCTCAAATCCGCAAGCAACTTGTCGGTGCAGAACAGCTTCAAGTCCGAATAGACAATGCGCCCAATTATCAAATTGCTCAAGGAAGAATCGATCGCATTCTCATCGCAGGTCGCGGAATTGTACCTGTAAAAGGAGTGCGACTTGAACGATTTGAACTGGAAACCGATGCGATCGCACTTGACCTAAAACGTCGCAAACTGACTCAACCGCTTCAGGCTGGAATTCGAGCGAGTCTCACTCAAGACGATCTCAATCTCGCCTTGCAATCTCCACAGGTGACTGCTCGACTTAAAAATTTGAGTCTTCAATTGCTAACGAGATCGCAAGCCCGACAAGCTGAGCGTTACGATTTTCTCAATCCTCAAATCACGCTTTTGCCACAAAATCGCGCTCGATTTGAAATCGAACTTCAAGAGCAAGGTGATCCCGCTAAATTAAAAATCGTCGCAGAGGCTCAACCGCAAATTATTTCAGGTCGATCGCTACAACTGAATGATTTGAGAATCTGGGCAAATGGTCAAGAAAGTCCAAAGCAAATCACTGAAGCGATCGCCAATTTGATTCGCGATCGTCTCGATCTGCGGCGATTGGAAGCGTCCAATACAACCGCTCGAATTTTAACTTTGGTACTCAATCCCTCCAACTTAGAGATTGCGGCTTTTGTACAAATCCGACCCGACGTAAGGAAACAATAA
- a CDS encoding GNAT family N-acetyltransferase codes for MNWTKEATAMHIRLFEERDAEQIAQLFHDTIREINRRDYSPSQVAAWAPDDIYFRDWVAVCSQRITYVADDHGVIAGFGELESNGHIGCFYCHKNYQRCGVGKQIYQEIEAKAIALNLTQLVTEASITAKPFFEKMGFSVVREQEVYCRGEQFKNYVMQKLL; via the coding sequence GTGAACTGGACTAAAGAGGCAACCGCGATGCACATTCGATTGTTTGAAGAACGAGACGCTGAACAGATTGCACAACTGTTTCATGACACGATTCGAGAAATTAATCGTCGTGATTATTCGCCGTCTCAAGTCGCAGCCTGGGCACCGGATGACATCTACTTCAGAGATTGGGTTGCAGTCTGCTCACAGCGAATCACTTATGTTGCTGATGATCACGGTGTGATTGCTGGCTTTGGTGAACTCGAATCGAACGGTCATATTGGCTGTTTCTACTGCCACAAAAACTATCAACGTTGTGGAGTAGGAAAGCAAATTTATCAAGAAATTGAGGCAAAAGCGATCGCACTAAATCTTACACAACTCGTCACAGAAGCAAGCATCACAGCAAAACCTTTCTTTGAAAAAATGGGGTTTTCAGTTGTGAGAGAACAAGAAGTCTATTGTCGAGGTGAGCAATTCAAGAATTACGTGATGCAAAAATTACTCTGA
- a CDS encoding proline--tRNA ligase yields the protein MRLSQMLFVTLREDPAEAEIPSHKLLVRAGYIRRIGSGIYSYLPLMWRVLQKISQIVREEMNAAGAQECLLPQLQPSELWKESGRWDTYTKAEGIMFALIDRQDREVGLGPTHEEVITTIARDMIRSYRQLPQNLYQIQTKFRDEIRPRFGLMRGREFIMKDAYSFDADEAGMKVTYQKMHTAYCKILTRTGLKFRAVDADSGAIGGSGSQEFMVLAEAGEDEVLYTEDGKYAANVEKAIALPPDVVTSPFSSYEKRETPGTETIEKVCKFLKCSPTNVVKNVLYQAVFDSGITALVLVHIRGDQDVNDVKLQNELTKLADQFGGKTVISLTVPDAEAQQKWAAKSLPLGYISPAIADDYIKPSKEIASKFVRFVDQTVTDLENFVTGADESGYHVVGANWGKEFQKPALVVDVRKAKAGDRAVHDPSQTLQTARGIEIGHIFQLGTKYSQAMNATYTNEQGEEMPLVMGCYGIGVSRLAQAAVEQSYDKDGIIFPVAIAPYHAVVVIPNVNDADQVSAAEKLYAELNQAGVETLLDDRNERAGVKFKDSELIGIPYRIVTGKSLKDGKVEVVQRATKAVQELALDQVVPTLKQWVTEALHS from the coding sequence ATGCGGCTATCTCAGATGCTATTTGTAACACTGCGCGAAGATCCGGCGGAAGCGGAGATTCCCAGTCATAAGCTTTTGGTACGAGCAGGGTATATCCGGCGAATTGGCAGCGGCATCTATTCGTATTTGCCTTTAATGTGGCGGGTGTTGCAGAAGATCTCGCAAATTGTGCGGGAGGAAATGAATGCAGCAGGCGCACAAGAATGCCTGTTACCGCAGTTGCAGCCGTCGGAATTGTGGAAAGAATCGGGGCGTTGGGATACCTATACCAAGGCTGAAGGAATTATGTTCGCGTTAATCGATCGCCAAGATCGAGAAGTGGGCTTGGGACCGACCCATGAGGAAGTTATTACGACGATCGCACGCGATATGATTCGTTCCTATCGTCAATTGCCTCAAAATCTTTATCAGATTCAAACTAAGTTCCGTGATGAGATTCGTCCTCGATTTGGGTTAATGCGGGGGCGCGAATTCATTATGAAAGATGCCTACTCATTTGACGCAGATGAGGCAGGGATGAAAGTGACGTATCAGAAAATGCACACGGCTTACTGCAAGATTCTGACTAGAACAGGCTTGAAGTTTCGGGCAGTTGATGCGGATTCAGGCGCGATCGGGGGTTCTGGGTCACAAGAATTTATGGTGCTTGCAGAAGCCGGAGAAGACGAAGTTCTCTACACCGAAGATGGGAAATATGCAGCAAACGTGGAAAAAGCGATCGCGCTTCCGCCAGATGTTGTGACCTCTCCTTTTTCCAGTTATGAGAAACGCGAAACGCCAGGAACAGAAACGATCGAAAAGGTTTGCAAGTTTCTAAAATGCTCCCCTACGAATGTTGTTAAAAATGTTCTCTATCAAGCCGTATTTGATAGTGGCATCACTGCATTGGTCTTAGTTCACATTCGCGGTGATCAAGATGTCAATGATGTGAAACTGCAAAATGAACTGACCAAACTTGCTGATCAGTTTGGCGGCAAAACTGTGATTTCGCTGACGGTTCCCGACGCGGAAGCTCAACAGAAGTGGGCAGCAAAATCTTTGCCATTGGGATATATCTCACCCGCGATCGCGGATGATTACATCAAGCCCAGTAAAGAGATTGCATCGAAATTTGTTCGATTCGTGGATCAAACGGTGACAGATTTAGAAAATTTTGTCACAGGTGCAGATGAATCTGGCTATCACGTTGTCGGCGCAAACTGGGGGAAAGAATTCCAGAAACCTGCTTTAGTGGTCGATGTGCGCAAGGCGAAAGCAGGCGATCGCGCAGTTCACGATCCATCTCAAACGCTGCAAACCGCTAGAGGTATTGAAATCGGGCATATTTTTCAACTTGGAACGAAGTACTCGCAGGCGATGAATGCGACCTACACCAACGAGCAAGGGGAGGAAATGCCTTTAGTGATGGGTTGTTATGGGATTGGGGTTTCGCGATTAGCGCAAGCTGCGGTGGAGCAGTCCTATGACAAAGATGGCATTATTTTTCCGGTTGCGATCGCGCCTTATCACGCGGTCGTTGTGATTCCCAATGTCAATGATGCGGATCAAGTCAGCGCTGCTGAGAAGCTATATGCAGAATTGAATCAGGCAGGCGTTGAGACATTGTTAGACGATCGCAATGAGCGGGCAGGCGTGAAGTTTAAGGATTCTGAACTAATTGGAATTCCATATCGAATTGTCACCGGGAAATCTTTGAAAGATGGCAAGGTTGAAGTCGTACAACGGGCGACTAAGGCGGTGCAGGAACTTGCACTCGATCAGGTTGTGCCAACTCTGAAGCAATGGGTGACAGAAGCGCTGCATTCATAA
- a CDS encoding ExbD/TolR family protein — translation MRSKARQRGTSMPEVNLVPMMDVIMTILTFFIIVSMTLTNFQSVDVALPTAQSGVNRERPVDPMIVGLNQQQQILLQGNPATREQLAQAIQTYLVQNPKGSVVLKADQGLPYQQVIRVLATLKEVGGDSVSLAIE, via the coding sequence ATGAGATCTAAAGCAAGGCAGCGTGGCACATCGATGCCTGAGGTCAATCTCGTACCAATGATGGATGTGATTATGACCATCCTGACATTTTTCATCATTGTGTCGATGACGTTGACTAACTTTCAGTCAGTTGATGTCGCATTGCCAACTGCTCAATCTGGAGTCAATCGAGAACGACCTGTTGATCCGATGATTGTGGGGCTGAATCAACAGCAGCAAATTTTATTGCAAGGCAATCCTGCAACTCGTGAACAGTTAGCACAAGCCATTCAGACCTATCTTGTACAGAATCCGAAAGGATCGGTTGTTTTGAAGGCTGATCAAGGATTGCCCTACCAACAGGTCATTCGGGTTTTGGCAACTTTGAAAGAAGTGGGTGGAGATAGCGTGTCTTTAGCGATCGAATAG
- a CDS encoding MotA/TolQ/ExbB proton channel family protein, translating into MSTLLDLAAKGGPVMIPMTGLSVLTIACALERAWFWWHVLRGEDRLAHQILAAAESDLNQARSIAESASEIAIARFLYAALKLDRPEPETFRLALEAASDREFVKMHKGDKLLETVIAMAPLLGLLGTVTGLIVTFFNLKIGGSGSAVDTSKAALGIAEALITTAAGMIVAIVALAIFRVCVALQAKQMDYFAEIGSELELTYRQVWYNRSHLRNEI; encoded by the coding sequence ATGTCAACGCTACTTGATTTAGCGGCAAAAGGTGGACCTGTGATGATTCCGATGACAGGTCTATCTGTGCTCACGATTGCTTGTGCCTTAGAACGGGCATGGTTTTGGTGGCATGTGTTGAGGGGTGAGGATCGCTTGGCACATCAAATTTTGGCGGCGGCTGAATCTGATTTGAATCAAGCGCGATCGATTGCCGAATCTGCTTCGGAAATCGCGATCGCGCGATTCTTATATGCAGCATTGAAGCTGGATCGTCCTGAGCCGGAAACCTTTCGGCTGGCGTTGGAAGCGGCTAGCGATCGCGAATTCGTCAAAATGCATAAGGGCGACAAGCTGCTCGAAACTGTAATTGCAATGGCTCCGTTGTTGGGACTCTTAGGAACAGTGACGGGACTCATTGTCACGTTTTTTAATTTGAAAATTGGTGGATCTGGCAGTGCAGTGGATACTTCTAAAGCTGCACTGGGAATTGCAGAGGCATTGATTACCACTGCGGCAGGAATGATTGTTGCGATCGTGGCGTTAGCCATTTTTCGAGTGTGTGTGGCTCTGCAAGCGAAGCAGATGGACTATTTTGCTGAGATTGGAAGTGAGTTAGAGCTGACTTATCGGCAGGTCTGGTACAACAGGAGTCACTTACGCAATGAGATCTAA
- a CDS encoding Fe(3+) ABC transporter substrate-binding protein codes for MAIKRRIFLASGAAVAAIAIHQLVKMQAGTSAGVVNLYSARHYDTDNAIYEAFTKKTGIKVNLVEADADKLIERIKSEGANSPADVLITVDAGRLWRAQDAGLFQPVDSAVLKSAIPENLRSPNNLWFGFTKRARVIMYNKDRVKPSELSTYEDLADPKWKGRLIVRSSSHVYNQSLTGALLEKHGEQKAEEWVKGLVANFARSPEGNDTAQIKAIAAGQGDLTLVNTYYLPRLAKSNKPEEKEIASKIGVFFPNQGKDGSGTHINISGGGVLKTAPNKAAAIQFLEFLASKEAQQIFAASNNEYPAVAGVPVDSVLQSYGTFKDDKLNAEIFGRNNAKALQIMDRAGWK; via the coding sequence ATGGCGATTAAACGGCGGATTTTCTTGGCTTCAGGCGCAGCAGTGGCAGCGATCGCAATTCATCAGCTTGTCAAAATGCAAGCAGGCACATCAGCGGGAGTGGTGAATCTTTATTCTGCACGTCACTACGATACAGATAATGCGATCTACGAAGCATTCACCAAGAAAACGGGCATCAAAGTGAATCTGGTCGAAGCAGATGCAGACAAACTGATTGAGCGGATCAAAAGTGAAGGTGCAAACAGTCCGGCAGATGTTTTGATCACCGTTGATGCAGGCAGACTGTGGCGTGCTCAAGACGCGGGATTGTTCCAACCTGTTGATTCTGCGGTCTTAAAGTCTGCCATTCCTGAGAATCTGCGATCGCCCAACAACCTATGGTTCGGGTTCACCAAGCGGGCGCGGGTGATCATGTATAACAAAGACCGTGTTAAGCCTTCTGAACTGAGCACTTATGAAGATTTAGCTGATCCGAAGTGGAAAGGACGGTTGATTGTACGATCGTCGAGTCACGTTTACAATCAATCCCTCACGGGTGCACTGCTCGAAAAGCATGGCGAGCAGAAAGCTGAGGAATGGGTCAAGGGATTAGTTGCAAACTTTGCGCGATCTCCAGAAGGAAATGATACGGCTCAAATTAAAGCGATCGCCGCAGGCCAAGGTGATTTGACGTTAGTGAATACTTACTATTTACCTCGCTTAGCAAAATCAAATAAGCCTGAAGAGAAAGAGATTGCTTCCAAGATCGGCGTGTTTTTCCCGAATCAGGGTAAAGATGGGAGCGGAACTCACATCAATATTAGTGGCGGAGGCGTCCTGAAGACTGCTCCGAACAAGGCAGCGGCAATTCAATTTTTGGAGTTTCTAGCCAGCAAAGAAGCACAGCAAATTTTTGCTGCAAGCAACAATGAATATCCTGCGGTTGCAGGCGTTCCGGTTGATTCTGTCTTGCAGAGCTATGGAACGTTCAAGGATGATAAGCTGAATGCTGAAATCTTTGGGCGCAACAATGCGAAGGCGCTGCAAATTATGGATCGGGCTGGCTGGAAGTAA
- a CDS encoding glycosyltransferase family 4 protein, with product MRVLIYSYNYYPEPIGIAPLMTELAEGLVRRGHQVRVITGMPNYPQRQIYEGYRDKLYMTEKRNGVIIQRSYMWVKPKPSLIDRVLLDSSFVVTSFLQALKGWRPDVILLTVPPLPVCVPAALLSWFHNCPIVLNVQDILPEAAVHVGLLKNRTMIRVFEALEKFAYRTAHTISVIADGFVENLEGKGVSSSKLTCIPNWVDTSFIRPLSKENNAFRLENGLDGKFVVLYAGNIALTQGLETVIEAAARLKHQRDIAFAIVGEPKAIENLRQHCEAHGADNVRLLPFQPREKLPEMLAAADVGLIVQKRNVVSFNMPSKTQVLLASGRAVIASVPSTGSAAKAIKKSCGGVVVEPENPEALADQILELYNNPELTSKLGKQGRQYAIERYSFEQALNQYEALFEKVVRTPAVKPAYMFSVNKSSS from the coding sequence ATGCGTGTTTTGATCTATTCCTACAACTACTACCCAGAGCCGATTGGAATTGCACCATTAATGACAGAACTCGCGGAAGGTTTAGTCCGCCGGGGACATCAAGTTAGAGTCATCACTGGAATGCCGAACTATCCCCAACGTCAGATTTATGAGGGTTATCGGGACAAGCTCTACATGACTGAGAAACGTAATGGAGTGATCATTCAGCGAAGCTATATGTGGGTAAAACCAAAGCCGAGTCTAATAGATCGTGTTTTACTAGATAGTAGTTTTGTTGTCACGAGTTTCCTACAAGCTCTGAAAGGCTGGCGACCCGATGTCATTCTCCTAACGGTTCCGCCCTTGCCTGTCTGTGTGCCTGCAGCACTCCTAAGCTGGTTCCACAACTGTCCGATCGTGCTGAATGTTCAGGATATCTTACCAGAAGCTGCCGTTCATGTAGGACTGCTCAAGAATAGAACCATGATTCGCGTGTTTGAAGCGCTGGAGAAGTTTGCTTACCGCACGGCTCATACCATCAGTGTGATTGCAGATGGGTTTGTTGAGAATTTAGAAGGTAAAGGTGTGTCGTCCAGTAAGCTCACTTGTATTCCAAACTGGGTCGATACGAGCTTCATTCGCCCGCTATCAAAAGAAAATAATGCTTTTCGGCTAGAGAACGGGCTAGATGGAAAATTTGTTGTGCTTTATGCCGGTAATATTGCCCTGACCCAAGGGCTGGAAACAGTGATTGAGGCTGCGGCACGCTTGAAGCATCAGCGTGATATTGCTTTTGCAATTGTTGGAGAGCCAAAAGCGATCGAAAACCTCAGACAGCATTGTGAAGCCCACGGTGCAGACAATGTAAGACTGTTGCCATTTCAACCGCGTGAGAAATTGCCAGAAATGCTCGCTGCGGCTGATGTAGGCTTGATTGTGCAGAAACGCAATGTAGTGTCGTTTAACATGCCATCAAAAACTCAGGTATTACTCGCGAGTGGGCGAGCAGTCATTGCTTCTGTTCCGAGTACTGGCAGTGCAGCAAAAGCAATCAAGAAAAGTTGCGGTGGCGTAGTTGTCGAGCCAGAAAATCCTGAAGCACTTGCAGATCAGATTTTGGAGTTGTACAACAATCCTGAACTGACGAGCAAGCTAGGGAAGCAGGGAAGACAATATGCGATCGAACGTTACTCCTTTGAGCAAGCTTTGAATCAATATGAGGCGTTGTTTGAGAAAGTTGTGAGAACGCCTGCCGTAAAACCTGCCTATATGTTCAGTGTCAATAAGTCGAGCAGCTAG
- a CDS encoding NAD(P)-dependent oxidoreductase, producing the protein MVKVSFLGIGLMGLPMAQRLIGAGYSVTAYNRTATKLEKLSEVVNPKGSIAIAHTPAEAIAASDCVVLMLTNAQAIRDVLHQADLSDRTVIQMSTISPDESREICLEVMAAGGTYLEAPVLGSIPEAKSGKLIVMVGAEPEQFEQWKPLLQTLGENPVLIGSVGSAATVKLALNQLIGSLTSAFAASLGLVLRQNVDVEAFMQIVRQSALYAPTFDKKLQRMIDRDFEHPNFPTKHLQKDMNLFVETAKSSNLDTASIEGVQQILQTAIDLNLADLDYAALFSVIVPEESKIH; encoded by the coding sequence ATGGTGAAGGTTAGCTTTCTGGGCATCGGGTTGATGGGATTACCAATGGCGCAACGTCTCATCGGTGCAGGTTATTCCGTGACTGCTTACAATCGCACCGCTACAAAATTAGAAAAGCTCTCTGAAGTCGTAAACCCAAAGGGCAGCATCGCGATCGCACACACTCCTGCAGAAGCGATCGCGGCTTCTGATTGTGTCGTGCTGATGTTAACCAATGCCCAAGCCATTCGAGATGTTTTACATCAAGCTGATTTAAGCGATCGGACTGTCATCCAAATGAGTACGATTTCACCAGATGAAAGTCGCGAGATTTGCCTTGAAGTGATGGCAGCAGGTGGAACTTATTTAGAAGCGCCAGTTCTAGGAAGTATTCCTGAAGCAAAATCGGGAAAACTCATTGTCATGGTCGGCGCAGAGCCAGAACAATTTGAACAATGGAAACCTTTGCTGCAAACCTTGGGCGAAAATCCAGTTCTGATCGGATCTGTCGGTTCAGCTGCAACAGTCAAATTGGCACTGAATCAATTGATTGGTTCGTTAACGAGTGCATTTGCTGCAAGCCTTGGGCTTGTCTTACGACAAAACGTTGATGTTGAAGCGTTTATGCAGATTGTGCGGCAGAGTGCCTTGTATGCGCCGACATTTGACAAAAAATTACAGCGGATGATCGATCGAGATTTTGAACATCCAAACTTTCCAACGAAGCATTTGCAGAAAGACATGAACTTGTTTGTTGAAACTGCAAAGTCGTCAAATTTAGATACGGCTTCTATTGAAGGAGTGCAGCAGATTTTACAAACTGCGATCGACCTCAATCTAGCTGACCTCGACTACGCTGCATTGTTTTCGGTAATTGTTCCTGAAGAATCAAAAATTCATTGA
- a CDS encoding Hpt domain-containing protein produces MQSVKQQQILGYFIEEAKEHLDTIEQGLVDLAATMADSERVNELFRAAHSVKGGAAMLGFDSIQRTAHHFEDCFKILKEHPVKIDQRLEDLFFKGFDTLKELIEALQSPFGLREEDAQQAVAASEPTFRELQAYLEALKTGKASPSKGTLLPQNAATQITTILKGMLQLFKQGDSQKGRQQLVALCNRLIQVSSTTKPWVTLLQTAQRAIANPKNTYASLAPIVIKDLKQASDLLLLGQAEQISITANLQKLLNPASAQPASAKAAPSPAVKQQVTIPLEPRAAARTLLDVFNKSELIEIAEFLMKAIQ; encoded by the coding sequence GTGCAATCGGTTAAACAGCAGCAAATTCTCGGTTATTTCATCGAAGAAGCAAAAGAACATCTCGACACGATCGAACAAGGCTTAGTCGATCTCGCTGCTACGATGGCGGATTCAGAGCGGGTCAATGAACTGTTTCGTGCCGCTCACTCCGTTAAAGGTGGGGCAGCAATGCTCGGCTTTGACAGCATTCAGAGAACTGCGCACCACTTTGAAGATTGTTTCAAAATTCTCAAAGAACATCCGGTCAAAATTGACCAACGTCTCGAAGATCTCTTTTTCAAGGGGTTTGACACACTCAAAGAATTAATCGAAGCTTTACAAAGCCCATTTGGCTTACGTGAAGAAGATGCTCAGCAAGCCGTTGCTGCTTCAGAACCAACTTTCCGAGAATTGCAGGCTTATCTCGAAGCGCTCAAAACCGGAAAAGCTTCTCCCTCGAAAGGCACTCTGCTGCCTCAAAATGCTGCGACTCAGATTACAACGATTCTCAAGGGCATGTTGCAGCTTTTCAAACAAGGTGATTCTCAAAAAGGTCGCCAGCAGCTCGTCGCACTCTGCAATCGTCTGATTCAAGTCAGCAGTACCACAAAACCCTGGGTGACATTACTGCAAACCGCTCAGCGGGCGATCGCAAATCCCAAAAATACCTACGCATCTCTTGCCCCCATCGTCATTAAAGACCTCAAACAAGCGAGTGATCTTTTACTCTTAGGTCAAGCCGAGCAAATCAGCATTACGGCTAATCTGCAAAAACTGCTCAATCCAGCATCTGCACAGCCTGCTTCGGCAAAAGCTGCCCCATCTCCAGCCGTGAAGCAGCAGGTTACGATTCCACTCGAACCGAGAGCGGCAGCTCGGACTCTGCTTGACGTGTTTAACAAGTCGGAACTGATCGAAATTGCTGAGTTCCTGATGAAAGCGATTCAATAG
- a CDS encoding type IV pilin-like G/H family protein, producing the protein MEQSNLLELAKQGEPSAIAALMNAVLSPKGITARAGIEDDCLCIFLESQKPLNQETLVAFIQKGLIELGNDSIRSVRAQGKRAGDEAFAWTREFSLRSTESASRVATLTPPIEGELPEMESAVAIDDKIEESASRIATLTPPIEDELPEMESAVAIDDEEIEEEEETLSFRGWVKKRWRVYALPVALVVIGGFVVGGTTAFWSTSKQQGSKSVEAVMKPQSDSPEAKQQEAETYLKAMTTAQENFYTQNNRFARSLEELERSTNVISQSYSYAYRLRVGTDSVMTAIPREANLQSYISVVSLSPSGTTRVICQSLKPSVQAPEKPKTAKGSKALECGARSQKLP; encoded by the coding sequence ATGGAACAGTCGAACCTTTTAGAGCTTGCAAAACAAGGTGAGCCAAGTGCGATCGCAGCGTTGATGAATGCAGTATTGTCTCCCAAAGGCATCACAGCGCGAGCGGGCATTGAGGATGACTGTTTGTGCATTTTTTTAGAGTCTCAAAAGCCGCTGAATCAGGAAACGCTCGTAGCGTTCATTCAGAAGGGATTGATTGAGTTAGGCAATGACTCAATTCGATCAGTACGGGCACAAGGAAAAAGAGCCGGAGATGAGGCATTTGCCTGGACACGTGAGTTTTCCCTGCGATCGACGGAATCAGCTTCGCGAGTTGCAACCTTAACGCCACCGATTGAGGGCGAGCTTCCTGAAATGGAATCCGCAGTTGCGATCGATGACAAAATTGAGGAATCAGCTTCGCGAATTGCAACCTTAACACCACCGATTGAGGACGAGCTTCCTGAAATGGAATCCGCAGTTGCGATCGACGATGAAGAAATTGAGGAAGAAGAAGAAACGCTTTCATTCCGAGGTTGGGTGAAGAAGCGGTGGAGAGTCTATGCACTTCCGGTCGCGTTGGTTGTCATCGGTGGATTTGTCGTGGGTGGAACGACGGCGTTCTGGTCTACCTCGAAGCAACAGGGTTCCAAGTCGGTTGAGGCGGTCATGAAACCGCAAAGTGATTCACCTGAGGCGAAGCAGCAAGAGGCAGAAACCTATCTGAAGGCGATGACAACTGCCCAGGAAAATTTTTACACGCAGAATAATCGCTTTGCGCGTAGCTTAGAAGAATTAGAGCGATCGACGAATGTGATTTCTCAAAGCTATAGTTATGCTTATCGCCTGCGAGTCGGAACAGATTCCGTGATGACTGCTATTCCTCGGGAAGCAAATTTACAGAGTTACATCAGTGTGGTCAGCCTGAGTCCATCGGGAACGACTCGTGTAATTTGCCAATCTCTAAAGCCATCGGTGCAAGCTCCAGAAAAGCCGAAAACAGCAAAAGGCTCTAAGGCTTTAGAGTGTGGAGCGCGATCACAGAAATTGCCTTAA
- a CDS encoding DUF456 domain-containing protein, translating into MVALYWVLVVAMLVGIVGAIVPGIPGTSLILAAIVIWGAVKGFSDITIALAVGVLVFLMSLGIDFLATYWGAKKAGASNWGQIGAFVGFVLGFLGFLPTLPIGGPLGPIIGIFFGPLVGAIVGEYLYRKDLMIAVKAGLGIVVGSIVGNLIQGVLAVIAVTVFIFTTFPTVMGG; encoded by the coding sequence ATGGTTGCTCTGTATTGGGTTTTAGTCGTTGCCATGCTCGTTGGCATTGTGGGCGCGATCGTTCCGGGCATTCCAGGAACAAGTCTCATTTTGGCAGCGATCGTCATTTGGGGTGCAGTTAAAGGATTTTCAGATATTACGATCGCGTTAGCAGTGGGTGTGCTCGTCTTTCTGATGAGCTTAGGCATTGATTTTCTCGCAACCTACTGGGGTGCTAAAAAGGCAGGGGCGAGTAATTGGGGACAGATTGGTGCGTTCGTGGGATTTGTGCTCGGATTTTTAGGCTTTTTGCCAACTTTGCCAATCGGAGGACCACTCGGACCCATCATCGGAATTTTCTTTGGTCCTCTGGTGGGTGCGATCGTTGGTGAATATCTCTACCGAAAGGATTTAATGATCGCGGTCAAAGCTGGCTTGGGAATTGTCGTAGGTTCGATCGTTGGCAATCTCATCCAGGGCGTTCTTGCCGTTATTGCAGTGACCGTCTTCATTTTCACAACGTTCCCGACCGTGATGGGAGGTTAG